In Populus trichocarpa isolate Nisqually-1 chromosome 7, P.trichocarpa_v4.1, whole genome shotgun sequence, the following proteins share a genomic window:
- the LOC7457157 gene encoding uncharacterized protein LOC7457157 has product MGKTSIIMYITIALLFLLLVTHTPKKPSNLRNRRIKIRNDFAFDPRHHHHEPVPFDPLVADIERKREDKEWERQYLENSHPELVHHSAAPGHESQPEVDDFMDAEDYLNDEEKFNVTNRLLVLFPKIDMEPVDGYLSEHELTEWSLKQSEKEVMHRTKREMDVHDKNHDGLISFAEYEPPSWVHNSDKNSFGYDMGWWKEEHFNASDADGDGLLNITEFNDFQHPADSKNPKLLQWLCKEEVRERDSDKDGKVNFQEFFHGLFDSVRNYDEEGHNSSHLSDDSVEAPAKKLFNELDKDADGFLSDVELLHIIGKLHPSERYYAKQQADYILSQSDTDKDGRLSLTEMIENPYVFYSAIFSDEDNEDDIHDEFR; this is encoded by the exons ATGGGCAAGACCTCAATCATCATGTACATAACTATAGCTCTACTTTTTCTCTTACTAGTAACTCATACTCCAAAGAAACCATCAAACCTCCGCAACCGCCGCATCAAGATCCGGAATGACTTCGCCTTCGACCCccgccaccaccaccatgaACCGGTGCCTTTTGATCCTCTTGTTGCTGACATTGAACGCAAACGTGAAGACAAGGAATGGGAGAGACAGTACTTGGAAAATTCACATCCTGAACTTGTTCATCACTCGGCTGCTCCTGGTCACGAGTCACAGCCCGAGGTGGATGATTTTATGGATGCTGAAGATTATTTGAATGATGAAGAGAAATTTAATGTTACTAATAG GTTGTTGGTGCTATTTCCAAAGATTGACATGGAACCAGTTGATGGTTATTTGAGTGAACATGAATTGACTGAGTGGAGTTTGAAACAATCTGAGAAGGAAGTTATGCATAGGACTAAAAGGGAGATGGATGTTCATGATAAAAATCATGATGGGCTCATTTCATTCGCTGAGTATGAGCCACCTAGTTGGGTACATAATTCAG ATAAAAATTCTTTTGGCTATGATATGGGTTGGTGGAAAGAAGAACATTTCAATGCATCAGATGCAGATGGAGATGGTCTTCTGAACATAACCGAGTTCAATGA CTTTCAACATCCTGCTGACAGCAAAAACCCAAAGCTACTTCAATGGTTGTGCAAGGAGGAAGTAAG GGAAAGAGATTCTGACAAAGATGGGAAGGTTAACTTTCAAGAGTTTTTCCACGGGCTATTTGACTCTGTGAGAAATTATGATGAAGAAGGTCATAATTCATCACATCTGTCGGATGATTCTGTGGAGGCCCCTGCTAAGAAGTTGTTCAATGAGCTGGACAAAGATGCCGACGG ATTCTTGTCAGATGTAGAGTTGCTACATATAATTGGGAAACTTCATCCATCAGAGCGTTACTATGCAAAACAACAAGCTGATTACATCTTGTCACAG TCAGATACGGACAAAGATGGACGGCTATCATTGACAGAGATGATTGAGAACCCATACGTATTTTACAGTGCTATTTTCAGTGATGAAGATAATGAGGACGACATACATGATGAGTTCCGTTAA
- the LOC7457158 gene encoding transcription factor SRM1, translating to MSVDEGGSGSLWTREHDKAFENALATYPEDASDRWEKIAEDVPGKTLEEIKHHYELLVEDINQIEAGCVPLPCYSSSSEGSTSHAGDEGTGKKGGHLGHHNSESNHGNKASRSDQERRKGIAWTEDEHRLFLLGLDKYGKGDWRSISRNFVVTRTPTQVASHAQKYFIRLNSMNKDRRRSSIHDITSVGNGDIATPQGPITGQTNGSAVAGSSGKAAKQPPPHPAGPPGVGIYGPPTIGQPIGGPLVSAVGTPVNLSAPAHMAYGVRAPVPGAMVPGAPMNMGPMTYPMPPTTTHR from the exons ATGTCTGTAGATGAAGGAGGCAGTGGTTCTCTGTGGACTAGAGAACATGACAAGGCATTCGAGAATGCCCTTGCTACTTATCCTGAAGATGCTTCAGATCGGTGGGAGAAAATTGCAGAGGATGTACCTGGTAAAACTCTAGAAGAGATTAAACATCACTACGAGCTTCTGGTTGAGGATATTAATCAGATTGAAGCTGGCTGTGTGCCTTTACCTTGTTATAGTTCTTCTTCAGAAGGTTCAACGAGCCATGCTGGTGATGAAGGAACTGGAAAGAAGGGTGGTCACTTAGGACATCATAATAGCGAGTCCAATCATGGTAATAAAGCTTCAAGGTCAGATCAAGAGCGCCGTAAGGGGATTGCTTGGACTGAGGATGAGCACag GTTATTTCTCCTTGGTTTGGACAAATATGGGAAGGGTGACTGGCGAAGTATATCAAGAAACTTTGTGGTGACAAGAACACCTACCCAAGTAGCAAGCCATGCTCAAAAGTATTTTATTCGTCTTAACTCAATGAACAAAGATAGGAGGCGCTCCAGCATTCACGATATCACCAGTGTTGGCAATGGAGACATTGCAACACCTCAAGGACCGATAACTGGTCAAACAAATGGTTCTGCTGTGGCAGGTTCCTCGGGCAAAGCAGCTAAACAACCACCTCCACACCCAGCTGGTCCCCCAGGAGTTGGTATATATGGTCCACCAACTATAGGCCAGCCTATAGGAGGTCCCCTTGTTTCAGCAGTTGGCACCCCAGTGAATCTTTCAGCACCAGCACACATGGCTTATGGTGTTAGAGCCCCAGTACCAGGAGCAATGGTTCCTGGTGCACCGATGAACATGGGTCCTATGACATATCCGATGCCGCCTACAACCACTCATAGGTAA